In Dermacentor silvarum isolate Dsil-2018 chromosome 2, BIME_Dsil_1.4, whole genome shotgun sequence, the following proteins share a genomic window:
- the LOC119442539 gene encoding LOW QUALITY PROTEIN: NADH-quinone oxidoreductase subunit B-like (The sequence of the model RefSeq protein was modified relative to this genomic sequence to represent the inferred CDS: deleted 1 base in 1 codon), giving the protein MGSQAIWGSGRMATSVLQRILGPQCRSAAVTLQLRPSSSKAPEPASSEPGQATQPWRPYSPFKPTNAVEFALARADDILAWGRKTSLWPLTFGLACCAVEMMHIAAPRYDMDRYGVVFRASPRQADVIIVAGTVTNKMAPALRKVYDQMLEPRWVISMGSCANGGGYYHYSYSVVRGCDRIIPVDIYVPGCPPTAEALMYGILQLQRKIKRMNMAQMWYRK; this is encoded by the exons ATGGGCAGCCAAG CCATCTGGGGGTCGGGCCGCATGGCAACTTCAGTCTTGCAGCGTATACTTGGCCCTCAGTGTCGCAGTGCTGCAGTGACATTGCAGTTGCGGCCAAGTTCGTCGAAGGCCCCTGAACCGGCTTCTTCAGAACCTGGCCAAGCGACACAGCCTTGGAGGCCATACTCACCTTTCAAGCCAACAAATGCGGTGGAGTTCGCACTTGCTCGCGCTGATGACATCCTTGCCTGGGGCAGGAAG ACTTCCCTCTGGCCACTGACATTTGGCCTGGCCTGCTGTGCAGTGGAGATGATGCACATTGCAGCCCCTCGTTACGATATGGATCGTTACGGTGTTGTGTTCCGTGCAAGCCCTCGTCAAGCTGAC GTCATCATCGTAGCAGGAACAGTTACCAACAAGATGGCACCAGCATTAAGAAAG GTGTATGACCAGATGCTGGAGCCTCGATGGGTCATCTCCATGGGAAGCTGCGCCAATGGCGGCGGATACTACCACTACTCCTACTCAGTTGTTCGTGGCTGCGATCGCATCATCCCTGTGGACATCTATGTTCCAG GCTGTCCTCCTACCGCCGAGGCCCTCATGTACGGCATCCTGCAATTGCAGAGGAAAATCAAGCGCATGAATATGGCTCAAATGTGGTACAGAAAGTAG